One window of the Canis aureus isolate CA01 chromosome 1, VMU_Caureus_v.1.0, whole genome shotgun sequence genome contains the following:
- the PRRG2 gene encoding transmembrane gamma-carboxyglutamic acid protein 2: protein MRGYPFLLLLYLGLTTCLDTSPGEEKDQEVFLDSPEAQSFLGSRSRIPRANHWDLELLTPGNLERECREERCSWEEAREYFEDNTLTERFWESYIYNGKGGRGRVDVAGLAVGLTSGILLIVLASLGAFWYLHCRRGGGQQPCPQEAELINPLSPLGDLAPPTPLPPPPPPPPGLPTYEQALAASGVHDAPPPPYSSLRRPR, encoded by the exons ATGAGGGGGTACCCCTTTCTGCTGCTGCTATATCTAGGATTGACCACTTGCTTGGACACCTCGCCTGGTGAGGAGAAAGACCAAG AAGTCTTCCTGGACTCCCCGGAGGCCCAGAGCTTTCTAGGAAGCCGTAGCCGGATTCCACGAGCcaatcactgggacctggaacTGCTCACACCAGGGAATCTGGAACGGGAGTGTCGTGAGGAGCGGTGTTCCTGGGAGGAGGCGCGGGAGTATTTCGAGGACAATACTCTGACA GAGCGCTTTTGGGAGAGCTACATCTACAATGGCAAAGGag ggcgtGGACGAGTGGACGTAGCAGGCCTGGCTGTGGGGCTGACATCTGGCATCCTGCTCATTGTCCTGGCCAGCTTGGGAGCCTTTTGGTATCTGCATTGCCGACGGGGTGGAGGCCAGCAGCCCTGTCCCCAAGA GGCTGAGCTCATTAACCCCCTGAGTCCCCTGGGTGATCTAGCCCCGCCGACgcccctgcctccacccccacctccacccccaggcctccccacctACGAGCAGGCGCTGGCGGCCTCTGGGGTGCACGACGCACCTCCGCCCCCCTACAGCAG CCTCAGGAGGCCTCGCTGA
- the PRR12 gene encoding proline-rich protein 12, whose translation MDRNYPSAGFGDPLGAGAGWSYERSAKASLVYGSSRTSHPETDILHRQAYAAPHPLQSYATNHHPAGLSGLFDTGLHHAGSAGPDASVMNLISALESRGPQPGPSASSLLSQFRSPSWQTAMHTPGPTELFISGALPGSSTFPSSSALSAYQHPASFGSRPFPVPSSLSLQDPPFSPPANGLLSPHDVLHLKPSQAPTVPSSLGFERLAGGGVLGPAGLGPAQTPPYRPGPPDPPPPPRHLPTQFNLLASSSAAAAAAEQSSPQLYNFSGAAPGPPPPERALPRQDTVIKHYQRPASAQPPPPPPPAHALQHYLSCGGSYPSMGHRANLACSPLGGGEPSPGAGEPSKAGPSGATAGASGRAAGPEAAGGGGAGGGGGGYRPIIQSPGYKTGKGGYGAAAGGANRPPPPRSTATPKCQSLGGPAAAYATGKASGAGGAGGQAYSPGQPQGLLGPQAYGQGFGGGQAQDLSKGPSYSGGPPQPPSGPPPPGLATCQSYSPDQLQGQLYGVQGEPYPGPAAHSQGLPTASPSLSYSTGHSPALSGHGGGWGPSSLGGGGEASPSHIIRPLQSPPAPGRPPGVGSPGAPGKYLSSVLASAPFLAPPGAGSYTAGAGGYKGKGDGSELLAGPGGPPAERTEDEEFLIQHLLQAPSPPRTSGADGLVGEDGATDASKGLGGSGGAGGPPGTPYELAKEDPQRYHLQSVIRTSASLDEGATAALELGLGRLKEKKKGPERGGETPEGLATSVVHYGAGAKELGAFLQKSPPPPPPTAQPAQPTPHSLLLEAGGPDLPLVLPPPPPPQLLPSVLSHAPSPSPSAPKVGVHLLEPATRDGAPQPPPPPPPPPPPMPLQLEAHLRSHGLEPGAPSPRLRPEESLEPPGAMQELLGALEPLPPGPGDTGVGPPNTEGKDPSGAYRSPSPQGTKAPRFVPLTSICFPDSLLQDEERSFFPTMEEMFGGGAADDYGKAGPPEDEGDPKAGTGPPPGPPAYDPYGPYCPSRASGAGPETPGLGLDPNKPPELPSTVNAEPLGLIQSGPHQAAPPPPPPPPPPPPASEPKGGLTSPIFCSTKPKKLLKTSSFHLLRRRDPPFQTPKKLYAQEYEFEADEDKADVPADIRLNPRRLPDLVSSCRSRPALSPLGDIDFCPPNPGPDGPRRRGRKPTKAKRDGPPRPRGRPRIRPLEVPTTAGPASASTPADGAKKPRGRGRGRGRKPEEAGGTRLEPLKPLKIKLSVPKAGEGLGASSGDAVSGTDHNSLDSSLTREKIEAKIKEVEEKQPEMKSGFMASFLDFLKSGKRHPPLYQAGLTPPLSPPKSVPPSVPARGLQPQPPAAPTVPHPPPAGAFGLGGALEAAESEGLGLGCPSPCKRLDEELKRNLETLPSFSSDEEDSVAKNRDLQESISSAISALDDPPLAGPKDTSTPDVPSLATEAVVPGPPPLPGLPSASSNGTPEPPLLEEKPPPSPPPAPTPQPLPPPPPPPPPALPSPPPLVAPVPSSPPAPPPLPSPPAPPPPPAATTAPAPAVVPEEPAAPSPEEPEPPDARPLHLAKKQETAAVCGETDEEAGESGGEGIFRERDEFVIRAEDIPSLKLALQTGREPPPIWRVQKALLQKFTPEIKDGQRQFCATSNYLGYFGDAKNRYQRLYVKFLENVNKKDYVRVCARKPWHRPPVPVRRSGQAKGPASAGGSSAPPPKAPAPPPKPETPDKTISEKPPEQTPETAVPEPPAPEKPSPPRPVDKEKEKERVTRGERPLRGERSAGGRQTRPERSLTAGQPATSRLPKARPTKVKAEPPPKKRKKWLKEAAGNASAGGGPPGSSSDSESSPGAPSEDERAVPGRLLKTRAMREMYRSYVEMLVSTALDPDMIQALEDTHDELYLPPMRKIDGLLNEHKKKVLKRLSLSPALQDALHTFPQLQVEQSGEGSPEEGAVRLRPAGEPYNRKTLSKLKRSVVRAQEFKVELDKSGYYTLYHSLHHYKYHTFLRCRDQTLAIEGGAEDLGQEEVVQQCMRNQPWLEQLFDSFSDLLAQAQAHSRCG comes from the exons ATGGACAGGAACTACCCCAGCGCCGGCTTCGGGGACCCGCTCGGCGCCGGGGCGGGATGGAGTTACGAGAGGTCAGCGAAAGCTAG CTTGGTCTATGGCAGCTCCAGGACCTCGCACCCCGAGACCGACATCTTACACCGCCAGGCCTACGCGGCCCCCCACCCACTGCAAAGCTATGCCACCAACCACCACCCGGCAG GCCTCTCTGGACTATTCGACACTGGCCTCCACCACGCAGGGTCAGCAGGGCCAGACGCCTCCGTCATGAACCTCATCTCAGCCCTGGAGTCCCGgggcccccagcctggcccctctgcctcctctctcctctcccagtTCCGCAGTCCTTCCTGGCAAACAG CCATGCACACGCCAGGCCCCACGGAGCTCTTCATTTCAGGCGCCCTGCCGGGTTCCAGCACCTTTCCATCCTCCTCTGCCCTGTCAGCCTACCAGCACCCGGCTTCCTTCGGCAGCCGCCCCTTCCCAGTACCCTCATCCCTCAGCCTCCAAGACCCCCCGTTCAGTCCCCCAGCTAATGGGCTCCTGTCCCCTCATGACGTGTTGCACCTGAAGCCCTCACAGGCACCCACGGTGCCATCCTCGCTGGGCTTCGAGCGCCTGGCGGGGGGCGGTGTCCTGGGGCCCGCAGGTCTTGGTCCGGCCCAGACCCCTCCTTACCGCCCCGGCCCCCCAgacccccctccacctccccgcCACCTCCCGACTCAGTTCAATCTGCTGGCTTCCTCTtccgctgctgccgccgctgccgAACAGTCCTCCCCACAGCTGTACAACTTCTCGGGTGCTGCCCCAGGCCCCCCGCCGCCCGAACGGGCCCTGCCCCGCCAGGACACCGTCATCAAGCACTACCAGCGGCCAGCCAGTGCCCAGCCCCCACCGCCTCCGCCACCAGCCCATGCCCTCCAGCACTACCTGAGCTGTGGAGGCAGCTATCCCTCCATGGGCCACAGGGCTAACCTGGCCTGCAGCCCCCTGGGCGGTGGGGAGCCCTCCCCCGGTGCTGGTGAGCCTAGCAAGGCTGGGCCCAGTGGGGCTACGGCTGGGGCATCGGGCCGGGCTGCGGGCCCTGAGGCTGCTGGAGGAGGTGgagcagggggtggtggtggaggttaCCGTCCCATCATTCAGTCGCCCGGTTACAAGACGGGCAAAGGCGGTTATGGAGCAGCTGCGGGCGGTGCCAACAGGCCCCCACCACCCCGTTCAACTGCCACACCCAAATGCCAGAGTCTGGGTGGGCCGGCAGCAGCCTATGCCACTGGGAAGGCCTCTGGGGCTGGTGGGGCAGGGGGCCAAGCCTATTCCCCTGGTCAGCCCCAAGGGCTTCTAGGACCCCAGGCCTACGGGCAAGGGTTTGGAGGGGGTCAAGCACAGGACTTGAGCAAAGGCCCTAGCTACTCAGGGGGGCCCCCACAGCCTCCCAGTGGTCCGCCGCCTCCTGGCCTAGCCACGTGTCAGAGCTACTCCCCGGATCAGCTGCAGGGGCAGCTGTATGGGGTTCAGGGTGAGCCATACCCAGGGCCAGCTGCCCACTCCCAGGGGCTGCCCACAGCCAGCCCCTCGCTCAGCTACAGTACTGGCCATTCCCCAGCGCTCTCGGGTCATGGCGGTGGCTGGGGGCCCAGCTCACTGGGGGGTGGTGGAGAGGCCAGCCCTTCTCACATCATCCGCCCACTTCAGTCACCGCCTGCCCCCGGCCGCCCGCCTGGAGTCGGCTCTCCAGGAGCCCCTGGCAAGTACCTGAGTTCCGTCCTGGCCTCAGCCCCATTCCTGGCGCCTCCGGGAGCCGGCAGCTACACAGCCGGAGCAGGTGGCTACAAAGGCAAAGGGGATGGCTCGGAGCTGCTGGCTGGCCCTGGAGGGCCTCCTGCCGAGCGCACAGAAGATGAGGAATTCCTCATCCAGCATCTCCTGCAGGCACCTAGCCCCCCGCGGACCTCAGGGGCAGACGGCCTGGTGGGTGAAGATGGGGCAACGGATGCCTCCAAGGGACTTGGGGGTAGTGGTGGGGCCGGGGGACCACCGGGCACACCCTATGAGCTGGCCAAGGAAGACCCCCAGAGGTATCACCTGCAGAGTGTCATCCGTACTAGTGCCAGCCTCGATGAGGGTGCCACAGCAGCcctggagctgggcctggggaggctgaaggagaagaagaaggggcCAGAACGGGGCGGTGAGACCCCAGAGGGGCTGGCCACCTCAGTTGTCCACTATGGGGCAGGTGCCAAGGAGCTGGGGGCCTTTCTCCAAAAGagcccaccacccccacctcccacagctCAGCCTGCCCAGCCCACACCCCACAGCCTCCTCCTGGAGGCTGGGGGCCCTGACCTCCCACTGgtgctgcctcctcctcctcccccacaatTGCTCCCCTCAGTCCTCAGCCAcgcccccagcccctctcccagTGCCCCCAAAGTTGGTGTTCATCTCCTTGAGCCAGCTACCCGTGACGGGGCCCCCcagccgccaccgccaccgcccccacccccgccacccatGCCCCTCCAGCTTGAGGCCCACCTCCGAAGCCATGGCCTGGAGCCTggtgcccccagcccccgcctgCGACCTGAGGAGAGTCTGGAGCCACCAGGAGCCATGCAGGAATTGCTTGGGGCCCTGGAACCGCTGCCCCCGGGGCCTGGTGACACTGGCGTAGGCCCACCTAATACCGAGGGCAAGGATCCCTCAGGTGCCTATCGCAGCCCCAGCCCGCAGGGCACCAAGGCTCCCCGCTTTGTGCCACTCACGTCCATCTGTTTTCCTGACTCCTTGCTCCAAGATGAGGAGCGCAGCTTCTTTCCCACCATGGAGGAGATGTTTGGCGGTGGTGCAGCGGATGACTATGGCAAGGCAGGGCCACCCGAGGACGAGGGTGATCCCAAGGCGGGTACTGGGCCGCCTCCAGGCCCCCCTGCCTATGACCCCTATGGGCCCTACTGCCCCAGTCGGGCATCTGGAGCTGGGCCTGAGACGCCAGGCCTGGGCCTGGACCCCAACAAaccacctgagctgccctccaCAGTCAATGCCGAGCCTCTGGGCCTGATCCAGAGTGGGCCACACCAGGcggcccctccgccccctccaccccctccgcCGCCGCCACCTGCCTCAGAGCCCAAGGGAGGCCTGACCTCGCCCATCTTCTGCTCTACCAAGCCAAAGAAGCTGCTCAAGACGTCCTCTTTCCACCTACTACGGCGCCGTGACCCACCCTTCCAGACACCCAAGAAGCTGTATGCTCAGGAGTACGAGTTTGAGGCGGATGAGGACAAGGCCGATGTGCCCGCTGACATCCGCCTCAACCCTCGGCGCCTGCCTGACCTGGTGTCCAGCTGTCGCTCCCGCCCAGCCCTCTCACCCCTGGGTGACATCGACTTCTGTCCACCCAACCCAGGCCCTGATGGCCCCAGGCGCCGTGGCCGCAAGCCCACAAAGGCTAAGCGTGATGGCCCACCCCGGCCCCGGGGGAGGCCCCGGATCCGCCCTCTGGAGGTCCCTACCACTGCAGGGCCAGCCTCAGCCTCCACGCCCGCTGATGGGGCCAAGAAGcctcggggccggggccggggccggggcagaAAGCCTGAGGAGGCAGGGGGCACACGGCTGGAGCCCCTGAAACCACTTAAG ATCAAGCTGTCCGTGCCGAAGGCCGGCGAGGGCCTGGGAGCCTCATCCGGCGATGCCGTCTCTGGCACTGACCACAACAGCCTGGACTCCAGCCTGACACGGGAGAAGATCGAGGCCAAGATcaaggaggtggaggagaagcAGCCAGAGATGAAGTCCGGCTTCATGGCCTCCTTCCTGGACTTCCTCAAGTCAGGCAAGCGTCATCCACCACTCTACCAGGCCGGCCTGACACCCCCACTCAGCCCCCCCAAGAGCGTGCCGCCCTCAGTGCCAGCCCGGGGCCTGCAGCCGCAGCCTCCTGCCGCCCCCACTGTGCCACACCCGCCTCCTGCTGGAGCCTTTGGGCTGGGAGGTGCGCTGGAGGCGGCTGAGAGCGAGGGGCTTGGGCTGGGCTGCCCTTCGCCCTGCAAGCGGCTGGATGAGGAGCTGAAACGCAACCTGGAGACGCTGCCGTCCTTCTCCTCGGATGAAGAAGACTCCGTGGCCAAGAACCGGGACCTGCAGGAGAGCATCTCCTCAGCCATCTCTGCGCTTGACGACCCACCCCTCGCCGGGCCTAAGGACACTTCCACCCCAGATGTGCCCTCCTTGGCAACTGAAGCTGTGGTGCCAGGCCCCCCCCCTCTCCCGGGGCTCCCTAGTGCCAGCAGCAATGGCACACCCG AGCCCCCGCTGCTGGAGGAGAAGCCACCACCCTCGCCGCCCCCTGCCCCGACGCCACAGCCGCTACCACCGCCCCCGCCACCCCCTCCGCCAGCCCTGCCCTCGCCGCCTCCGCTGGTGGCCCCGGTCCCCAGCTCACCGCCAGCCCCACCGCCCCTGCCCTCGCCTCCGGCCCCACCGCCACCCCCGGCGGCTaccaccgcccccgcccccgccgtcgTGCCCGAGGAGCCCGCAGCCCCGTCCCCCGAGGAGCCGGAGCCGCCCGACGCCCGGCCCCTGCACCTGGCCAAGAAGCAGGAAACGGCGGCGGTGTGCGGGGAGACCGACGAGGAGGCTGGCGAGAGCGGCGGGGAGGGCATCTTCCGGGAGCGAGACGAGTTCGTCATCCGCGCCGAAGACATCCCTTCGCTCAAG CTGGCATTGCAGACGGGGCGGGAGCCCCCACCCATCTGGCGAGTGCAGAAAGCCCTGCTGCAGAAATTCACTCCAGAGATCAAGGACGGGCAGCGGCAGTTTTGTGCTACCAGTAAC TATTTGGGGTACTTTGGGGATGCGAAAAACCGGTATCAGCGCCTTTATGTAAAGTTCCTGGAAAACGTCAACAAGAAGGATTATGTGAGGGTCTGTGCTCGGAAACCCTGGCACCGGCCCCCAGTGCCTGTCAG ACGCTCCGGGCAGGCCAAGGGCCCCGCGTCTGCTGGGGGCAGCTCTGCACCTCCTCCCAAGGCCCCGGCACCACCTCCTAAGCCAGAGACTCCCGATAAGACAATAAGTGAGAAGCCCCCAGAGCAGACACCCGAGACAGCTGTGCCCGAGCCCCCTGCTCCTGAGAAGCCATCTCCACCGCGGCCTGTCgacaaggagaaggagaaggagcggGTGACCCGTGGGGAGCGGCCACTGCGGGGTGAGCGGAGCGCAGGTGGGCGGCAGACTCGGCCTGAGCGGAGCCTCACTGCGGGACAGCCTGCCACCTCCCGGCTGCCCAAGGCCCGGCCCACCAAGGTGAAGGCTGAGCCGCCCcccaagaagaggaagaagtggCTGAAGGAGGCTGCAGGCAATGCCTCGGCAGGCGGGGGCCCACCTGGTAGCTCCTCGGACTCAGAGTCATCCCCAGGAGCACCCAGCGAGGATG AGCGGGCGGTACCCGGGCGTCTGCTGAAGACCCGGGCGATGCGGGAGATGTACCGGAGCTATGTGGAGATGTTGGTGAGCACAGCTCTCGACCCAGACATGATCCAGGCCCTGGAGGACACACATG ACGAGCTGTACCTGCCACCCATGCGGAAGATTGACGGCCTCCTGAATGAGCACAAGAAGAAAGTCCTGAAGCGGCTGTCGCTGAGCCCAGCCCTGCAG GACGCCCTGCACACGTTCCCCCAGCTACAAGtggagcagagtggggagggctCCCCtgaggagggggctgtgcggctgCGGCCAGCTGGGGAACCCTACAACCGCAAGACGCTCAGCAAGCTCAAGAGGAGTGTGGTCCGAGCCCAG GAGTTCAAAGTTGAGCTGGACAAGTCAGGATACTACACGCTCTACCACTCACTCCACCACTATAAGTACCACACTTTCCTGCGCTGCCGGGACCAG ACCCTGGCCATCGAGGGCGGTGCTGAGGACCTGGGTCAGGAGGAGGTGGTCCAGCAGTGCATGCGGAACCAGCCATGGCTGGAACAGCTCTTCGACTCCTTCAGCGACCTGCTGGCCCAAGCACAGGCCCACAGCCGCTGCGGGTGA